From one Bacteroides fragilis NCTC 9343 genomic stretch:
- a CDS encoding glucosamine-6-phosphate deaminase produces MKTNLSSQITLNRVSPRYYRPENAFERSVLTRLEKIPTDIYESVEEGANHIACEIAQVIRDKQKAGRFCVLALPGGNSPRSVYAELIRMHKEEGLSFRNVIVFNMYEYYPLSQDAINSNFNALKEMFLDHVDIDKQNIFTPDGTIAKDTIFEYCRLYEQRIESFGGIDIALLGIGRVGNIAFNEPGSRLNSTTRLILLDSGSRNEASKIFGTIDNTPISSITMGVATILAAKKIYLLAWGEEKAHMVKECVEGNVTDTIPASYLQTHNNAHVAIDLSAASNLTRIQRPWLVTSCEWNDKLIRSAIVWLCQLTGKPILKLTNKDYNENGLSELLALFGSAYNVNIKIFNDLQHTITGWPGGKPKADDTYRPERAKPYPKRVVVFSPHPDDDVISMGGTIRRLVEQKHEVHVAYQTSGNIAVGDEEVVRFMHFINGFNQIFINSEDQVISEKYAEIRKFLKDKKDGDMDTRDILTIKGLIRRGEARTACTYNNIPLERCHFLDLPFYETGKIQKNPISEADVEIVRNLLREVKPHQIFVAGDLADPHGTHRVCTDAVFAAVDLEKEEGAEWLKDCRIWMYRGAWAEWEIENIEMAVPISPEELRAKRNSILKHQSQMESAPFLGNDERLFWQRSEDRNRGTAALYDSLGLASYEAMEAFVEYIPL; encoded by the coding sequence ATGAAGACAAATCTTAGTTCTCAGATTACTCTCAACAGGGTCTCCCCCAGGTATTACAGACCAGAGAATGCATTCGAGAGATCGGTATTGACCCGATTAGAGAAAATTCCTACAGACATCTATGAATCTGTAGAAGAAGGTGCAAATCATATCGCTTGCGAAATAGCACAGGTTATTCGTGATAAACAGAAAGCAGGACGTTTCTGCGTACTGGCATTGCCGGGTGGAAATTCTCCGCGCAGCGTATATGCCGAATTAATTCGCATGCACAAAGAAGAGGGACTCAGTTTCCGTAACGTAATTGTATTCAACATGTACGAATACTATCCGTTGTCTCAAGATGCAATCAACAGTAATTTCAATGCGTTGAAAGAGATGTTCCTCGATCATGTAGATATCGATAAACAGAATATCTTTACTCCGGACGGTACGATTGCCAAAGATACCATCTTTGAATACTGCCGCCTGTACGAACAGCGCATCGAAAGCTTCGGCGGTATCGATATCGCTCTGCTAGGCATCGGCCGTGTAGGTAATATAGCCTTCAACGAACCGGGGTCACGCCTGAACTCCACCACCCGACTGATTTTGCTGGATAGCGGTTCACGCAACGAAGCATCCAAGATCTTCGGCACCATCGACAACACCCCTATCAGTTCTATTACGATGGGTGTAGCCACAATTCTTGCTGCTAAGAAAATCTATTTGTTGGCATGGGGTGAAGAAAAAGCCCACATGGTGAAAGAGTGTGTAGAAGGTAACGTAACAGATACCATTCCGGCATCTTACTTACAGACCCACAACAATGCACATGTAGCTATCGACCTGTCAGCAGCTTCCAACCTGACACGCATTCAACGTCCATGGCTGGTCACTTCCTGCGAATGGAATGACAAACTGATCCGTAGCGCAATCGTGTGGCTGTGCCAATTGACCGGCAAACCAATCCTGAAACTGACCAATAAAGATTACAACGAAAATGGCTTGAGCGAGCTGCTTGCCCTCTTCGGATCTGCTTATAACGTAAATATCAAGATATTCAACGACCTGCAGCACACCATTACCGGATGGCCGGGGGGTAAACCGAAAGCAGACGACACATATCGTCCGGAACGTGCAAAACCATATCCGAAACGAGTAGTCGTATTTTCTCCGCATCCCGATGACGATGTGATCTCTATGGGTGGTACGATCCGCCGTCTGGTAGAACAGAAACATGAAGTCCATGTAGCTTACCAAACTTCGGGAAACATTGCCGTAGGCGATGAAGAAGTAGTTCGCTTCATGCATTTCATCAACGGATTCAACCAAATCTTTATAAACAGTGAAGATCAGGTGATCAGTGAAAAGTACGCCGAAATCCGTAAATTCCTGAAAGACAAAAAAGACGGTGATATGGATACACGCGATATCCTGACCATCAAAGGTCTGATCCGCCGTGGCGAAGCGCGCACAGCTTGTACTTACAACAACATTCCGCTGGAACGTTGTCACTTCCTGGACCTCCCCTTCTACGAAACCGGTAAAATCCAGAAGAATCCGATCAGTGAAGCCGACGTAGAAATTGTCCGCAACCTGCTCCGTGAAGTGAAACCTCATCAGATCTTTGTAGCCGGTGACCTTGCCGACCCGCACGGAACACACCGTGTATGTACAGATGCCGTATTTGCTGCCGTAGACCTTGAAAAGGAAGAAGGAGCCGAATGGTTGAAAGACTGCCGTATCTGGATGTATCGTGGCGCATGGGCCGAATGGGAAATTGAAAACATCGAAATGGCTGTACCTATCAGTCCTGAAGAATTGCGTGCAAAACGTAACTCTATCCTGAAGCATCAGTCACAGATGGAAAGTGCTCCATTCCTGGGCAACGACGAACGCTTGTTCTGGCAGCGTAGCGAGGATCGTAACCGAGGTACTGCCGCTCTTTACGACAGCTTGGGACTGGCTTCTTACGAAGCAATGGAAGCATTCGTAGAATACATCCCACTATAA
- a CDS encoding tyrosine-protein phosphatase: protein MKQEKFFRLLPIEGAYNIRDLGGYPTSDHKHVKWKTFIRSGDLDKLTESDLDYLTSLHIRTDIDFRSMQEKKAAADKIPSTVTQYIPLSIEAGDMTDMAHFNLNNIPGILEQAYVYIIQNAQDTYREFFRIVSEERNTPLLFHCSAGKDRTGIAAALLLGALGVDREVIMEDYMLSAEYIKGKYDAIVQAHPGFAPLTTVRKEYLEATFQTIDTDYQGMDNYLKNQLGVDTHRLRMLYTE from the coding sequence ATGAAACAAGAAAAATTCTTCCGTCTTCTTCCTATAGAGGGAGCTTATAATATTCGTGATCTGGGAGGTTATCCGACATCAGACCATAAACATGTAAAATGGAAAACATTCATCCGTTCGGGCGATCTTGACAAACTGACAGAATCCGATCTGGACTATCTTACCTCCTTGCACATCCGAACCGACATCGACTTCAGGAGCATGCAGGAAAAAAAAGCAGCGGCAGACAAAATTCCCTCAACAGTTACACAATATATTCCCTTATCTATCGAAGCAGGCGACATGACCGACATGGCACACTTCAACCTGAACAATATACCGGGAATACTCGAACAGGCATACGTTTATATCATCCAAAATGCTCAGGATACTTATCGGGAATTCTTCCGGATTGTTTCGGAAGAACGGAATACTCCTCTTTTATTTCACTGCTCAGCGGGAAAAGACCGTACCGGAATTGCCGCAGCCTTACTACTGGGAGCATTGGGTGTCGACAGGGAAGTGATAATGGAAGATTACATGCTGTCTGCCGAATATATAAAAGGGAAATATGATGCAATCGTACAAGCTCATCCTGGATTTGCCCCTCTCACCACAGTACGGAAAGAATATCTGGAAGCTACTTTCCAAACCATTGACACTGACTATCAAGGTATGGATAACTACCTGAAAAATCAATTGGGAGTAGATACCCACAGATTGAGAATGCTGTATACCGAATAA